TGTCGAGGTTCTTAATAGATAAAATGGTGTCCAATAGTATAAAGTTTAGTCAATTTTCTATTCGACGAACAAGATACCAAAATGTTACGTAATTTTTAAGAAGAGATTTTAAGTTTACTAATAAATATTTGATTAGTAGTTGTCTAAATCTAAGCTGTCCAAATCTTCAAAGTCATTAAACATGTCTCTGTTTTCATCATCAAAATCACTTAAAAGTTGATCAGATTCGAATACTTTTTCGGGAGCATCTTTAGGCATTTCTCCAACACTTAGAATTGTTTTGGTTTCAGCAACTGCTTCTTCTGAAGATTCAATTAATTCAATGTAAAAAGTCCACATTTGAAGAAAGTCATAAACATAAATTAGCTTGTCATTTTTATTCTCTAATATGTCTTTAGTAGTACAAGAAGCCATTGATAATTCTTCTCCAGCTTCAGCCATATTGAATAAAGGAATTTCTAACCCTTGATTCCATTCGTCATCACTTTTGTAAAATGATGCCATTTCATTTCCTTCTAATCCGAAGGCGTTAGCAATGTCAAAATGTAATTTCTCTAGAGATAAATTCTCATCAAACATTATGGTTCTGATTACATCTTCCTCAACATCTAAAATAGCACGAACTTTATACATTTCTTAATTTTTAATAGACTACAAAAATACGTATTTTTACTGCTTATTTAAGGATTTGAAGATTTTATTGATAAATGATAAAAGAGGAGATTTTAAAAAAGCTTAATTCTTACAATACAAACACATTAATGGAAACATTAAGTATCGAGTTTGTAGATTTAGGTGAAGATTTTATAACGGCAAAAATGCCTGTTAACTCAAAAGTACATCAACCGTATGGAATTTTGCATGGTGGTGCTACAGCAGCTCTTGCAGAAACTGTAGGGAGTTTGGCTTCAGCTTATTTTTTAAAATCGAAAGATAAAATCGTTAAAGGAATTGATCTTAGCATAAATCATTTGAAAAGCAAAAGAGAAGGTTTTGTATTTGGAACGGCTAGGCCAATTCATAGAGGTAGAACTACTCATTTATGGGAAATAAAGGTAGTAGATGAGGAAGGGAATTTAATTTCACTTTGTAAGCTTACCAATATAATTTTGGATAAAAAACAATAGTTTGTGTTTAAAAAAATACTAAAGATCGTTTCAATAATTTTACTTGTCTTATTAATTGGGGTGTATACCTTATTTACAATTTTCACAGCTCCAAAATCTGATGAAGCAATTTTGAAAGCTTATGAAAAGAGTTATATACAACCAAGTTTAACTCATGAAAAGTATAAGGATTTTTCGTATAGGAAAATATCGATTCAAAACGATACTGTGCTTCCAACCTTGGTTTTTGTTCATGGAACTATTGGGTCTTTGAATGATTTTTCTAAATATATGGCGGATAGCTTGCTGCAAAGTAAGTTTAATATGATTGCTTATGATAGGATTGGATATAATTATGAGGATAAAAATTCAGTTCAGGAAAGTATTGCTTTCGAGAACGAAATGCTTCTAGATTTAATTAAAGAATTACCTAAAGAAAAAGTAGTGCTTGTCGGGTATTCTTATGGTGGTCCAATTGCTCTATCAGTAAAGGAGAAATTAAAAAAGATAATTTTATTAGCACCAGCAGTTCATAGTGCGGTAGAACCTATGCCGTGGATGCTAAATTTTTATAAATGGAAAATTACAAGATGGTTGGTTCCTAAAGTTTGGAAACAAGCATCTAAAGAGAAGATTTCACATAGAGAAGATTTAAAAAAGTTCGAATCTAATTGGAATATTACACCAAACAAAGTTGTAAGTATTCATGGAACTAGTGATTGGATTGTGCCATATGAAAATTCAAAAATGCTTGAGGAGCAATTTGATAAAGAGCAATTTAATCTGGTTGATTTAGATAAAGGAAATCATGGCTTAGTTTGGTCTAACTTTGATTTTATAAAAGAACAATTATTAAAGTACGCAGATTGAAAATATTTGAAGATATACAAAGAGCACTTTCGAATGAGATGCCTTTTGTAGTTTATAATACACCTAACTCGGATTTCATAAAAGCCTTTTTTCAGGTTAATAACACTGTTTACGAACCCAAAGATTATTTAGAATCAGGTTTTGTTTTTGCTCCTTTTGATAATAAAGAAAAGGCAATTTTAATTCCAACAGAAAAATCTCAATTCATATCTGAAAGAATAAGTTTTGATGCTAAATTCTCTCCGAGTATTGAGTACGGACCAGATAATTCTCAAAAAGAATTCCACATAAACTTGGTTGAAAATGGTATAAATGAAATTGTGAATAACAAGTTTCAGAAAGTTGTTTTGTCCAGGAGGGAACAAGTAAGTCTAGAGTCGAGTTTTGATATTGAAATGGTATTTAAAAAATTAATTAGTAAATACCGAACAGCATTTGTATACTTGTGGTATCATCCTAAAGTTGGAAAGTGGATGGGAGCTACACCTGAAACTTTGATAGGAGTTAAGAACAAGGAGTTTAAAACAATGTCTTTAGCAGGAACTCAATTGTATAAAGAAGGAGAAAAGGCAAAATGGTCTTCCAAAGAAATTGAAGAGCAGTATATTGTTACGGATTATATAAAATCTAGGCTGGAGAGGACTATCCAAGATTTATCAGTAGATGAAGTTGAGACTATTCAGATAGGGAATTTATTGCACTTAAGAACTTTGATTTCTGGTAGTGTTGAAAAGAATATTTCTAGTTTAATTGATATTCTTCATCCAACGCCTGCAGTTTGTGGGTTTCCAAAAGAAGAGGCTAAGGAGTTTATTTTGCAAAACGAGGGCTATAATCGTAAGTTTTATACCGGTTTTCTAGGCGAGTTAAATATCGAAGAAGATGAAAATTTTACAATGTCCAATTTATATGTCAATCTAAGATGTATGGAGATTATATCTAATACTTTAATAGATGTCTATGTTGGTGGCGGAGTAACGAAGGAAAGTAATGCTGAAAAAGAATGGGAAGAAACTGTTGCTAAATCAAAAGCAATGAAAAGCGTCTTATAAAAAGAAAAACCACCAAAAAAGTTGCAATAACAACTTATTAAGTGGCTTTTACTTTGTGTAAATTGAATTTGAATTAAAATCTTATATGTCGTCAAATGAAACGTCAGTAAAGCTTTCAGTTGTTTGCTCAACATATCCGTTTTCATCGTGTTTTTTAAAGTCTTTTTGGTGTCTTTCGCTAATTACTTCGCTTCCTTTTTTATCAATGATAAAGTCAGTAGCTTTATTTAGCATTTCTTTGAAATCACTAAAATCTTCTTTGTATAAGTAGATTTTATGTTTTTGATAATGGAAAGACCCATCATCATGAGTAAACTTTTTACTTTCAGTAACAGTTAAATAGTAATCGTCAGCTTTGGTTGCTCTAACGTCAAAAAAATATGTTCTTCTTCCAGCACGTAATACTTGTGAAAAGATTTCTTCTTGTTCTACTCTCTCGCTCATAATTCGAAGTCTTAAAATCGTAGTTTATTTCATTTTTACGTAAACAAATCTAACAAAATATTTTACTTGAACACACAAATCTCTAAATTTCTTTTTCTAGGAGTTGCTGTTCGTAAAGGTTTTTGTAAGCTCCTTCTTTTGTTATTAGTTGATTGTGAGTTCCTTGTTCGATTATTTTACCATCTTCTAAAATAATGATCTTGTCCGCATTTTTAGCAGATGATACTCTATGACTAATAATGAAGGTTGTTTTGTTTTTTGATACCTTTTCTAGATTTGAAAGGATACGTTCCTCAGTTTCAGTGTCTACAGCAGATAAACAATCATCGAATACTAGGATTTTTGGATCTTTAATAATAGCTCGTGCAATTGAGGTTCTTTGTTTTTGTCCACCAGACAAAGTAACTCCACGTTCTCCTAAAATAGTTTGATATCCATCTGTAAAGCCAACTATGTTTTCGTGAATTACAGCATTTTTAGCTGCCGTAATAATCTCTTCTTCTGTTGCGTCGTCTTTACCAAATTTGATGTTGTTTTCTATGGTGTCAGAAAATAGAAATGGATCTTGAGGTACAAAACCAATCTGATCTCTTACATCGTCTAGATTCAAGTCTTTTATAGGTTTTCCATCAATTAACACAGTTCCTTCCGTTGCATCATACATTCTTGCGATCATATTCACGATAGAAGATTTTCCACTACCTGTTTTTCCCATTATGGCTAAAGTTTCGCCTTCTGCCACTGAAAAGCTAATATCTTTTAAAGCTGTAATATTGGTGTCATCGTAGGTCAGTGAAACATTTTTAAATGTAATTTCACCATCAATATTTGTTCTTTCTGAAGCTGAATTCTGTATTTCTGGAACTTGTTCTAAAAATTCATTAATTCTTGTTTGTGAAGCCTCTGCTTGTTGAATTATTGAAGTAACCCAACCAACAATGGCTACTGGCCAAGTAAGAATGTTTACATATAAAATAAATTCGGCAATTACTCCAATTTGAATTTCTCCGGCAATATATTGTTTACCTCCAATATATAATACAAGAATATTACTTATTCCAATTAACAAAATCATTAGAGGGAAGAATAACGCTTGAACTTTAGATAATTCTATATTTTTCTCTTTAGCTTCATCCGCTAATTGATTGAAGTTAGAAAAAACAGAACTTTCAATTGCATATGATTTCACAACATTAATTCCAGAGAAAAACTCTTGGTTAAAAGTGGTAAGCTTAGATAAATATTGTTGTACAATAGTTGTCTTTTTATTTATCTCTCTGCTTAATAGGAATATTGATAGTGATAGAATTGGAAAAGGAATTAATGTATATAAAGTTAATTCATAATCGGTGTTAAGCATTTTTGTAAACCCAATAGCAAATAATACAATCATGTTTAAGGAGTACATAATTGCTGGGCCAAAATACATTCTCACTTTCGATACATCCTCAGAAATGCGATTCATCAAATCTCCAGTTCTATTTTTCTTGTAAAAATTTACAGATAGGTTCTGGTATTGTTGATAAATTTCATTTTTTAAATCAAATTCGATCAGTCTAGAAACAACAATTATGGTTTGCCTCATCAAGAAAGTGAAAAAACCAGCCAATAAGGTTACTCCAATAATGATTAAAATATTGATGAATAACTCATGTTTAACAACTGATAAGTCTGTTTGTTTTCCTCTCGCATAATCTTCAACAATATTCAAAGAATTTTTGATGATCTCTGGTATTTTTAATGCGAGTAATTTCGATAAAATTGTGATAATGATACCGATAAACAATCTCCATTTGTATTTGACAAAATATTTGTTAAGATATTGTAATGCTTTCAATTTTTTAATGTTTGTGTAAGAAATATGATAATTCAACAAAATTTACGCACGGTTGTTATAATATTCTTAATTTCAGAAGGGATTATTGCTTGGTAATTATGAAATTCATATTTTTGTTACCTATTAATTTGAAGAATGATAATTTTCTTCATTTAAAACAAACACTATATGATGTCTGAAATTATTGATACTAAAGACCTTAAAAACGATCCTGTTTTTGGGCAACTATCTTTCGATGGTCACGAGCAAATCGTTTTTTGCAATGACGAAGATACAGGATTAAAAGCAATTATTGGTATTCACAATACAACTTTAGGACCTGCTTTAGGAGGAACTAGAATGTGGCAGTACAAAACAGAGTGGGAGGCATTAAATGATGTTTTACGTTTGTCTCGTGGAATGACTTATAAGTCAGCAATTACTGGTTTAAACTTAGGTGGAGGTAAAGCTGTTATTATAGGTGATGCAAAAACACAAAAGAATGATGCTTTAATGAGAAAGTTTGGTGAGTTTGTAAATTCATTAAGCGGAAAATATATTACAGCAGAAGACGTGGGTATGGAAACTCGCGATATGGATATTATTAGAGAAGTTACTCCTCATGTAACTGGAGTTTCTGAATCAATCGGAGGATCTGGAAATCCTTCTCCTGTAACTGCTTATGGAGTTTACATGGGAATGAAGGCTGCAGCTAAGTACAAGTTTGGATCTGATAACTTAGAAGGAAAGAAAGTATTAGTTCAAGGAGTTGGACATGTTGGTGAAACTTTAGTAAAACACATTACTGACGAAGGAGCTCAAGTAATATTAAATGATATTAACGAAGCTCGTTTAGAAGAGTTAAGTAAAAAATATAACGCTAACGTAGTTTTAGGTAACGATATTTATGGATTAGATCTTGATATCTATGCACCATGTGCATTAGGAGCTACTGTAAATGATGAAAGTATCGCTCAATTAAAAGCATCTGTAATTGCTGGAGCGGCAAATAATCAGTTAGCAAATGAGTTAAGACACGGTAAAATGTTAAGAGAGAAAGGTATAGCTTACGCACCTGATTTCTTAATTAATGCAGGAGGAATTATCAATGTATATGCAGAAGTTGAAGGATATGATAAATCTGAAAGTATTAAGAGAACTGAAAATATTTACAATACAACATTAGAGATTTTTGATTTAGCTGAGAAGGAAAATATTACTACTCACCAAGCTGCTTTCAATATTGCGCAAGGAAGAATTGACCAGCGTAAAAAAGAGCAAAATAGCTAGAACAGAACCAATAAATATTTTATTTTTGCGGGGCGATAGAAATTAATTCTATCGCCTTTTTTTAAAGTTCCTCATTTAATGATAAATAGAAGACATATTCGTTTAAAGGTAATGCAGTCTGTGTACGCAATGCATCAGGCAAACACTTCAGACTTAGTTAAAGAAGAAAAGTTCTTGAAGTTCAGCATTCAAAAAATGTATGATTTATACGTCTTAAATCTTCAGCTTTTAGTTGAAGTTCAGAAATTAGCCTCAAAGAAAATTGAGCTTTCTAAAAAGAAAATCTTAGCAACTAAAGAGGATTTAAATCCTAATGTAAAGTTTGTTAATAATAAGTTGATTAACCAAATCAGAGAAAGTGTAAGTCTTGAGGGGTATTTGGAATTAAATAAACTTAATAACTGGGATTTAGAAGAAGAATATGTGAAAATTATCTGGGAGAAGTTAAATACAAGTAGTCTTTATGAAGATTATATGAAGTCTTCAGAAGATTCTTATCATGAAGATAGAATTTTTGTTGTAAACTTCTTCAAAGAAATTATTGCTCCTGATGAGAAATTAGCTGATTATTTTGAAGACACAATGATTTCTTGGGTTGATGATATTCCTTTTGTTAATACGTGGATTGTAAAAACGTTGAATAAACAGAAGAAAGATAGTCCTTTTGTATTAGGTCAATTATACAAGGATGATGAGGATAAAAAGTTTGTATCTGATTTGTTTACTAAAGTGATGTTAAATCAACACAAGTATGATGAAGATATTAAAGAGAAAACTCCAAACTGGGAAGCAGATAGAATTGCTGACATTGACATGATTTTAATCAAGATGGCAATTACAGAGTTCTTACATTTCTCTTCAATTCCAAGTAGAGTATCTATTAATGAATACATCGAATTAGCTAAAGATTATTCTACAAACAAAAGTGGTTACTTTATCAATGGAGTTTTAGATAAAATTGCTAAGGATTATATGGAGAATAACAA
This genomic window from Tenacibaculum sp. 190524A05c contains:
- a CDS encoding IS1096 element passenger TnpR family protein; its protein translation is MYKVRAILDVEEDVIRTIMFDENLSLEKLHFDIANAFGLEGNEMASFYKSDDEWNQGLEIPLFNMAEAGEELSMASCTTKDILENKNDKLIYVYDFLQMWTFYIELIESSEEAVAETKTILSVGEMPKDAPEKVFESDQLLSDFDDENRDMFNDFEDLDSLDLDNY
- a CDS encoding hotdog fold thioesterase; protein product: MIKEEILKKLNSYNTNTLMETLSIEFVDLGEDFITAKMPVNSKVHQPYGILHGGATAALAETVGSLASAYFLKSKDKIVKGIDLSINHLKSKREGFVFGTARPIHRGRTTHLWEIKVVDEEGNLISLCKLTNIILDKKQ
- a CDS encoding alpha/beta fold hydrolase, yielding MFKKILKIVSIILLVLLIGVYTLFTIFTAPKSDEAILKAYEKSYIQPSLTHEKYKDFSYRKISIQNDTVLPTLVFVHGTIGSLNDFSKYMADSLLQSKFNMIAYDRIGYNYEDKNSVQESIAFENEMLLDLIKELPKEKVVLVGYSYGGPIALSVKEKLKKIILLAPAVHSAVEPMPWMLNFYKWKITRWLVPKVWKQASKEKISHREDLKKFESNWNITPNKVVSIHGTSDWIVPYENSKMLEEQFDKEQFNLVDLDKGNHGLVWSNFDFIKEQLLKYAD
- a CDS encoding chorismate-binding protein produces the protein MKIFEDIQRALSNEMPFVVYNTPNSDFIKAFFQVNNTVYEPKDYLESGFVFAPFDNKEKAILIPTEKSQFISERISFDAKFSPSIEYGPDNSQKEFHINLVENGINEIVNNKFQKVVLSRREQVSLESSFDIEMVFKKLISKYRTAFVYLWYHPKVGKWMGATPETLIGVKNKEFKTMSLAGTQLYKEGEKAKWSSKEIEEQYIVTDYIKSRLERTIQDLSVDEVETIQIGNLLHLRTLISGSVEKNISSLIDILHPTPAVCGFPKEEAKEFILQNEGYNRKFYTGFLGELNIEEDENFTMSNLYVNLRCMEIISNTLIDVYVGGGVTKESNAEKEWEETVAKSKAMKSVL
- a CDS encoding PUR family DNA/RNA-binding protein, whose translation is MSERVEQEEIFSQVLRAGRRTYFFDVRATKADDYYLTVTESKKFTHDDGSFHYQKHKIYLYKEDFSDFKEMLNKATDFIIDKKGSEVISERHQKDFKKHDENGYVEQTTESFTDVSFDDI
- a CDS encoding ABC transporter ATP-binding protein — protein: MKALQYLNKYFVKYKWRLFIGIIITILSKLLALKIPEIIKNSLNIVEDYARGKQTDLSVVKHELFINILIIIGVTLLAGFFTFLMRQTIIVVSRLIEFDLKNEIYQQYQNLSVNFYKKNRTGDLMNRISEDVSKVRMYFGPAIMYSLNMIVLFAIGFTKMLNTDYELTLYTLIPFPILSLSIFLLSREINKKTTIVQQYLSKLTTFNQEFFSGINVVKSYAIESSVFSNFNQLADEAKEKNIELSKVQALFFPLMILLIGISNILVLYIGGKQYIAGEIQIGVIAEFILYVNILTWPVAIVGWVTSIIQQAEASQTRINEFLEQVPEIQNSASERTNIDGEITFKNVSLTYDDTNITALKDISFSVAEGETLAIMGKTGSGKSSIVNMIARMYDATEGTVLIDGKPIKDLNLDDVRDQIGFVPQDPFLFSDTIENNIKFGKDDATEEEIITAAKNAVIHENIVGFTDGYQTILGERGVTLSGGQKQRTSIARAIIKDPKILVFDDCLSAVDTETEERILSNLEKVSKNKTTFIISHRVSSAKNADKIIILEDGKIIEQGTHNQLITKEGAYKNLYEQQLLEKEI
- a CDS encoding Glu/Leu/Phe/Val dehydrogenase — encoded protein: MMSEIIDTKDLKNDPVFGQLSFDGHEQIVFCNDEDTGLKAIIGIHNTTLGPALGGTRMWQYKTEWEALNDVLRLSRGMTYKSAITGLNLGGGKAVIIGDAKTQKNDALMRKFGEFVNSLSGKYITAEDVGMETRDMDIIREVTPHVTGVSESIGGSGNPSPVTAYGVYMGMKAAAKYKFGSDNLEGKKVLVQGVGHVGETLVKHITDEGAQVILNDINEARLEELSKKYNANVVLGNDIYGLDLDIYAPCALGATVNDESIAQLKASVIAGAANNQLANELRHGKMLREKGIAYAPDFLINAGGIINVYAEVEGYDKSESIKRTENIYNTTLEIFDLAEKENITTHQAAFNIAQGRIDQRKKEQNS
- the nusB gene encoding transcription antitermination factor NusB, whose amino-acid sequence is MINRRHIRLKVMQSVYAMHQANTSDLVKEEKFLKFSIQKMYDLYVLNLQLLVEVQKLASKKIELSKKKILATKEDLNPNVKFVNNKLINQIRESVSLEGYLELNKLNNWDLEEEYVKIIWEKLNTSSLYEDYMKSSEDSYHEDRIFVVNFFKEIIAPDEKLADYFEDTMISWVDDIPFVNTWIVKTLNKQKKDSPFVLGQLYKDDEDKKFVSDLFTKVMLNQHKYDEDIKEKTPNWEADRIADIDMILIKMAITEFLHFSSIPSRVSINEYIELAKDYSTNKSGYFINGVLDKIAKDYMENNKMVKIGRGLL